In the genome of Ensifer adhaerens, one region contains:
- a CDS encoding cytochrome c — protein sequence MNSHVNMGVGALLGTVFVLMSVSILSEGIFKSEAPEKPGYAIAAAEGAAAGGAPAEAAKADTPVGVVLAKADAAKGAAIFKKCEACHSGEKGGPNKVGPDLWGVVDRPVAAHEGFSYSAGMKEFSKGGTEKWTYDHLYHFLKKPKDYVKGTAMGFAGLPKEEDRGDLLAYLQTLADTKVPFPPADAAPAAAPAADAAKPADAAKPAEPAK from the coding sequence ATGAATTCACATGTGAACATGGGCGTCGGTGCTCTTTTGGGGACCGTGTTCGTTCTGATGTCGGTGTCGATCCTGTCGGAAGGCATCTTCAAGTCGGAAGCGCCTGAGAAGCCTGGCTATGCGATCGCAGCCGCCGAAGGCGCAGCTGCCGGTGGCGCGCCGGCTGAAGCTGCTAAGGCCGATACGCCGGTTGGCGTCGTGCTCGCCAAGGCCGACGCGGCCAAGGGCGCCGCCATCTTCAAGAAATGCGAAGCCTGTCATAGCGGGGAGAAGGGCGGACCGAACAAGGTCGGCCCCGATCTCTGGGGCGTTGTCGATCGCCCGGTTGCCGCCCACGAGGGCTTCTCCTATTCGGCCGGCATGAAGGAATTTTCCAAGGGTGGCACGGAGAAGTGGACCTATGACCACCTCTACCACTTCCTGAAGAAGCCCAAGGATTACGTGAAGGGCACGGCAATGGGCTTTGCTGGCCTGCCGAAGGAAGAAGATCGTGGCGATCTGCTCGCCTATCTGCAGACGCTGGCCGATACCAAGGTACCGTTCCCGCCGGCTGATGCCGCGCCTGCGGCTGCTCCCGCCGCGGATGCCGCAAAGCCGGCAGATGCTGCAAAGCCGGCAGAACCTGCAAAGTAA
- a CDS encoding Signal transduction histidine kinase, whose protein sequence is MTTPGKQTSEILRQAGKRTALLQAFAAVLLVILIFLYMDMSDRQASLRNGIRENAMWAAFQLDREAHELEMETELALATARITPDQLKKLSQRFDIVYSRADLLRQGHFLDFFIQPGDVGQISTKVRQMIHAIDPVYSGLQKSADPRAQLDAVRASAYELHEQTNKLLLASNTVISDNRAEARDALIHLQRMSGIYVILLTSSVGFLIFTLRRQLNAVRDAGLGFEAMANDLASAYQAADAGNRAKSQFMATMGHEIRTPLNAILGTAELLQLSGIPDNVREGIQTIRSSGEALLEVLNEILDYSKIEYGRLEIEMRPVNVADLSQTVIDIMASRAKERGNTLVLDRPESIEQPWVRTDPTRLRQIILNLLSNATKFTSNGTVTLRLRQTCAPSGACLLRIEVQDTGIGIDEEGRKRLFQPFSQVDASISRRFGGTGLGLTICKEIAERLGGTLGVESEKGKGSTFWLEMPVEAIDAPESGPAERPTGLAPIAALKVLLVEDNKVNQQIALRFLERLGQTTDLVKNGAEAVAAAAAEPYDIILMDMQMPVMDGIEAARRIRGQEGPNRTAPIIAMTANASDEDRDACRDAGMNGFEPKPITLQRLHCILSGIAVRVGPAPGAQQPADTASVETASAGVLEGIDPGRRAELVDVLGEEIFEELVGSFFHDAQLLMADYENARAAGNGPEADKALHTLKGAASNVGFKAVAEMAQALRHAPDAPDMSDRLAALLASYVSRKAA, encoded by the coding sequence GTGACAACACCGGGGAAACAGACCAGCGAGATTCTCCGGCAGGCCGGCAAGCGCACGGCCTTGCTGCAGGCCTTTGCCGCGGTTCTCCTGGTCATCCTCATCTTTCTCTACATGGATATGTCGGACCGCCAGGCTTCGCTGCGGAATGGCATTCGCGAAAACGCCATGTGGGCTGCTTTCCAGCTGGACCGAGAGGCACATGAGCTGGAAATGGAAACCGAACTCGCCCTTGCCACGGCCAGGATCACGCCGGACCAGCTCAAGAAGCTCTCGCAGCGGTTCGATATCGTCTACTCGCGCGCCGATCTTCTGCGCCAGGGGCATTTCCTCGATTTCTTCATCCAGCCAGGGGATGTCGGCCAGATCAGTACCAAGGTCAGGCAGATGATCCATGCGATTGACCCGGTTTATTCGGGTTTGCAGAAATCGGCCGATCCTCGTGCGCAGCTCGACGCCGTTCGTGCCTCCGCCTATGAACTGCACGAGCAGACCAACAAGCTCCTGCTGGCTTCCAACACGGTGATCTCCGACAATCGTGCGGAAGCCCGCGACGCCCTGATCCATCTCCAGCGGATGTCGGGCATATACGTGATCCTGCTGACAAGCTCGGTCGGCTTCCTGATCTTCACGCTGCGCCGGCAGTTGAACGCCGTGCGTGATGCCGGCCTCGGGTTCGAGGCCATGGCGAACGATCTCGCCTCCGCCTACCAGGCGGCGGATGCCGGCAACAGGGCGAAGTCGCAATTCATGGCGACGATGGGCCACGAGATCCGCACGCCGCTCAATGCCATCCTCGGAACGGCCGAATTGCTGCAGCTCTCTGGCATTCCGGACAATGTGCGCGAAGGCATCCAGACCATCCGCTCGTCCGGCGAGGCGTTGCTGGAAGTGCTGAACGAAATTCTCGACTATTCCAAGATCGAATACGGCCGTCTGGAAATCGAGATGCGGCCCGTCAATGTGGCCGACCTGTCACAGACAGTCATCGATATCATGGCTAGCCGGGCCAAGGAGCGTGGCAACACGCTGGTGCTCGACAGGCCGGAAAGCATCGAGCAGCCCTGGGTCAGGACCGACCCGACCCGGTTGCGCCAGATCATCCTCAATCTCCTGAGCAACGCGACGAAGTTCACCAGCAACGGCACGGTCACGTTGAGGCTGCGCCAAACCTGCGCGCCGAGCGGTGCCTGTCTTCTGCGGATCGAGGTCCAGGACACGGGCATCGGGATCGACGAGGAAGGTCGCAAGAGGCTCTTCCAGCCCTTCTCGCAGGTCGACGCCTCGATCAGCCGCCGGTTTGGCGGCACCGGCCTCGGCCTGACCATATGCAAGGAAATTGCCGAACGCCTCGGTGGCACCTTGGGCGTGGAGAGCGAGAAGGGCAAGGGCAGCACCTTCTGGCTGGAAATGCCCGTGGAGGCCATCGACGCGCCCGAAAGTGGCCCGGCCGAGCGACCAACGGGTCTGGCACCCATCGCGGCACTGAAGGTGCTGCTGGTCGAGGACAACAAGGTCAATCAGCAGATTGCGCTACGCTTCCTTGAGCGGCTGGGACAGACGACGGATCTTGTGAAGAACGGTGCCGAAGCTGTCGCGGCCGCGGCCGCAGAGCCTTATGACATCATCCTCATGGACATGCAGATGCCGGTGATGGACGGGATCGAGGCTGCGCGCCGCATTCGCGGCCAGGAAGGTCCCAACCGCACGGCGCCCATCATTGCCATGACCGCCAATGCTTCCGATGAGGATCGTGACGCCTGCCGCGACGCCGGCATGAACGGGTTCGAACCGAAGCCGATCACACTGCAGCGCCTGCACTGCATCCTGAGCGGAATTGCCGTTCGCGTGGGCCCGGCACCCGGCGCTCAGCAACCTGCTGATACGGCAAGCGTTGAAACCGCGTCTGCCGGCGTCCTTGAGGGCATCGACCCCGGCCGCCGGGCCGAACTGGTTGACGTGCTGGGCGAAGAGATTTTCGAAGAACTCGTGGGCTCGTTCTTCCATGACGCTCAGCTGCTCATGGCAGACTACGAGAATGCGCGTGCAGCCGGCAATGGCCCTGAGGCCGACAAGGCATTGCACACGCTGAAAGGCGCGGCCTCGAACGTGGGGTTCAAGGCTGTCGCCGAAATGGCGCAGGCGCTGCGACACGCGCCGGATGCGCCGGACATGTCAGACCGGCTCGCCGCGCTGCTGGCTAGCTATGTCTCCAGAAAAGCCGCTTGA
- a CDS encoding Response regulator receiver domain-containing protein, with protein MTILIVEDNPTNGLILRHLMTKTGADEIMVCEDPLKALNVCQTQRFDVLIVDHMLPSMTGVEFVRLVRQLPGFEETSIVMVTADTSRELQEEALAAGVDTFLTKPIEALGFTHMMSGLLARRHPAAAPSI; from the coding sequence ATGACGATTCTGATCGTGGAAGACAATCCGACGAACGGGCTGATTCTGCGTCACCTGATGACGAAGACGGGTGCCGATGAGATCATGGTCTGCGAAGACCCCCTCAAGGCATTGAACGTCTGCCAGACGCAGCGATTCGATGTCCTGATCGTGGACCATATGCTGCCGTCGATGACAGGTGTGGAATTCGTGCGCCTCGTGCGGCAACTGCCTGGTTTCGAGGAAACCTCAATCGTCATGGTGACTGCCGATACCTCGCGCGAACTCCAGGAGGAGGCGCTGGCCGCTGGCGTCGACACATTCCTCACCAAGCCGATCGAAGCCCTGGGCTTCACCCATATGATGAGCGGTCTGCTTGCCCGCCGACACCCCGCCGCCGCACCTTCAATCTGA
- a CDS encoding MFS transporter, DHA1 family, bicyclomycin/chloramphenicol resistance protein, which translates to MNVAPAETPVMAKTRPLMSERRTSLIGAFMTMVGSMSMSLYTPAMPALAHAFGVSAASAKMTLTFYFAGFAFAQLVTGPASDAIGRRKAAIVFMLVYMAGSLMAIYAPTIEWLMFARLIQGIGASVGTTVSRAIVRDQFTGEQSSRIMNMIGIVLAVGPGIAPTIGGLILEFSSWQAIFLVMAGMGLTGIGISILALKETTTPDPSRAAPGPLFISYRRLVMSAPVMSAALTIGFAVGALYMLATVLPFVLIDVAGLTPAQFGLGMMAQTGSYFFGSVLFRLLLPSISAERLVIPGIVLVLLGSLLAVLSLQFLPLSYLSVMVPVGFYAFGIAFVMPHMTTAALMPFPRIAGTAAAMLGFVQMGSGVLGGTIAATMGEPVLSLHFLMPGMGALCGLFYLWHIRAIRRFMTSQSAQS; encoded by the coding sequence ATGAATGTTGCGCCTGCAGAGACACCCGTGATGGCGAAGACCAGGCCGCTCATGTCGGAGCGGCGAACGAGCCTGATCGGCGCGTTCATGACCATGGTCGGTTCCATGTCCATGTCTCTCTATACGCCAGCCATGCCGGCGCTCGCGCATGCGTTCGGTGTCAGCGCAGCCTCTGCAAAGATGACGTTGACCTTCTATTTCGCGGGCTTCGCCTTTGCGCAGCTTGTGACGGGACCGGCGTCGGACGCCATCGGCCGCCGCAAGGCAGCCATCGTCTTCATGCTGGTCTATATGGCCGGAAGCCTGATGGCGATCTACGCACCGACCATAGAGTGGCTGATGTTCGCGCGGCTGATCCAGGGCATCGGCGCCTCCGTCGGCACGACCGTCTCGCGCGCGATCGTCCGCGACCAGTTCACCGGCGAGCAGTCGTCCCGCATCATGAACATGATCGGCATCGTTCTGGCCGTGGGACCGGGTATCGCGCCGACAATTGGCGGGCTGATCCTGGAGTTTTCCTCCTGGCAGGCCATTTTTCTGGTCATGGCGGGCATGGGCCTGACCGGCATCGGCATCTCGATCCTGGCGCTGAAGGAGACCACCACGCCCGATCCGTCGCGCGCCGCGCCTGGCCCGCTCTTCATATCCTACCGCCGGCTGGTCATGAGCGCTCCGGTCATGTCGGCGGCACTGACGATCGGCTTTGCCGTCGGGGCGCTCTACATGCTGGCAACCGTTCTGCCCTTCGTCTTGATCGACGTGGCTGGTCTGACGCCGGCGCAATTCGGGCTTGGCATGATGGCGCAGACGGGCAGCTACTTCTTCGGGTCCGTGCTCTTCCGGCTTCTGCTTCCCTCGATTTCGGCCGAACGGCTGGTGATCCCCGGGATCGTCCTCGTTCTTCTGGGCAGTCTGCTCGCCGTTCTGTCTCTGCAGTTTCTACCCTTGTCCTATCTTTCCGTGATGGTACCCGTCGGTTTCTACGCGTTCGGGATCGCCTTTGTCATGCCGCATATGACAACGGCGGCCCTCATGCCGTTTCCGCGCATTGCCGGCACGGCCGCCGCCATGCTGGGCTTCGTGCAGATGGGCTCCGGTGTACTCGGCGGCACGATTGCTGCCACCATGGGTGAACCGGTGCTTTCGCTCCATTTCCTCATGCCGGGCATGGGTGCACTCTGCGGCCTGTTCTATCTCTGGCATATCCGCGCCATCAGGCGCTTCATGACATCTCAATCTGCCCAGAGCTGA
- a CDS encoding DNA-binding transcriptional regulator, MarR family — protein MIEPESIGFLIAETARLQRTEFEKRIASAGFELTPGEARALLSIGHRSGCRQNEIAEKMGVEPMTMSGYIDKLESLGLVERMPDPTDRRARNVILTPKAEPMLAEVRKLAKYLLSDMLVELNEDEREALRNALVAAKTALLSMSARETE, from the coding sequence ATGATCGAACCGGAATCCATCGGTTTCCTTATCGCAGAGACAGCACGCCTGCAGCGGACCGAATTTGAGAAGCGAATCGCCTCTGCGGGCTTCGAACTGACGCCCGGAGAGGCGCGCGCGCTCCTGAGCATCGGACACCGATCGGGCTGCCGTCAGAATGAGATCGCCGAGAAGATGGGCGTCGAGCCCATGACCATGAGCGGTTACATCGACAAGCTGGAAAGTCTCGGGCTCGTCGAACGAATGCCCGACCCGACCGACCGACGCGCCCGCAATGTGATATTGACGCCGAAGGCGGAGCCGATGCTGGCCGAAGTGCGCAAGCTTGCGAAGTATCTTCTTTCCGACATGCTCGTGGAGTTGAACGAGGACGAGCGCGAAGCTCTGCGCAATGCCCTGGTGGCGGCCAAAACCGCTTTGCTGAGCATGTCCGCTCGCGAAACGGAATGA
- a CDS encoding dihydroorotase gives MTKITIRRPDDWHLHLRDGAMLQGILPETTRHFARAIIMPNLVPPVATVADASAYRERIIAAIPQGDTFEPLMTLYLTEATEADDVARGKAEGLIHAVKLYPAGATTNSHGGVGNLDKVMPVLERMAEIGLPLCVHGEVTTPEVDIFDREAVFIETVLDPLRKRLPELRVTMEHVTTADGINYIRSAESNLAGSLTTHHLIINRNAILVGGIKPHYYCLPVAKRESHRIALVEAATSGDRRFFLGTDSAPHADPLKECACGCAGCFTATNTMSCLAHVFENVGALDRLEAFASLNGPAWYGLPANEETITLVKRDAPVTYPSKIDTGAGPVTVFDPMFPLHWAVEG, from the coding sequence ATGACGAAAATCACCATCCGCAGGCCTGACGACTGGCATCTGCATCTTCGCGACGGTGCGATGCTTCAAGGCATTCTGCCGGAAACGACGCGGCATTTCGCCCGGGCCATCATCATGCCGAACCTCGTGCCGCCGGTGGCGACCGTTGCGGATGCGTCGGCCTATCGCGAGCGCATCATCGCCGCCATCCCCCAGGGCGACACCTTCGAACCGCTGATGACCCTCTACCTGACCGAAGCCACCGAAGCCGACGATGTGGCGCGCGGCAAGGCAGAAGGCCTGATTCACGCGGTGAAGCTCTATCCGGCCGGCGCGACGACCAATTCCCATGGCGGCGTGGGCAATCTCGACAAGGTGATGCCGGTTCTGGAGCGCATGGCTGAGATCGGCCTGCCGCTCTGTGTCCACGGCGAGGTGACGACGCCGGAGGTCGACATCTTCGACCGCGAGGCCGTCTTCATAGAAACCGTGCTCGACCCGCTGCGCAAGCGGCTGCCGGAGCTGAGGGTCACGATGGAGCACGTCACGACGGCTGACGGCATCAACTACATTCGCAGCGCCGAAAGCAATCTCGCCGGTTCCCTGACCACGCATCATCTGATCATCAATCGCAACGCCATTCTCGTTGGCGGCATCAAGCCGCATTATTATTGCCTGCCGGTGGCCAAGCGCGAGAGCCATCGCATCGCTCTGGTGGAGGCCGCGACTTCGGGCGATCGCCGATTCTTCCTGGGCACCGATTCCGCCCCGCATGCCGATCCGCTGAAGGAATGCGCTTGCGGTTGCGCGGGTTGCTTCACAGCGACCAACACGATGAGCTGCCTTGCTCATGTCTTTGAAAATGTCGGCGCTCTGGACAGGCTCGAAGCCTTTGCGTCGCTGAACGGTCCCGCCTGGTACGGATTGCCTGCGAACGAGGAGACGATCACGCTCGTGAAGCGTGACGCGCCCGTCACCTATCCTTCGAAGATCGATACCGGCGCAGGCCCGGTCACGGTCTTTGATCCGATGTTCCCGCTGCACTGGGCGGTCGAGGGCTGA
- a CDS encoding putative two-component system response regulator codes for MKILIVDDNNTNLRLLTSMVQKLRDCSPIPFSSPADALAAMPDLEFDVAILDYMMPVYNGVEFLTEMLHFDRYSHVPVIFITADLELTTRMDALNAGAIDFLTKPVDFQEFKARVQNIAALAEARRRHAESLQDEEVSTAEALREQECEIIQRITLAAGYKDPLAAQQRMRVAAYSEAIARAAGLPDMLCRNIRLAAPLFDNATALASDTARLKRGKMTEADFRRRTNAGEGGTTSTSLLNLAAEIGRTYRERFDGQGYPHRLKGTAIPEAGRIVAIAVSLDALISERQFKQAWPFEKAADYIRGKAGSHFDPTLIAAFVAALDEIRAIAFAETVPMGNEAA; via the coding sequence ATGAAAATTCTGATCGTGGACGACAACAACACCAATCTCCGCCTTCTGACCAGCATGGTGCAGAAACTGCGCGATTGTTCGCCGATCCCCTTTTCCTCGCCTGCGGATGCGCTGGCAGCCATGCCCGATCTCGAATTCGATGTCGCGATCCTCGACTACATGATGCCCGTTTACAACGGCGTCGAGTTCCTGACCGAGATGCTGCATTTCGACAGGTACAGCCATGTGCCGGTGATCTTCATCACGGCCGATCTGGAACTGACCACACGCATGGACGCGCTCAATGCAGGTGCCATCGACTTCTTGACGAAGCCGGTCGATTTCCAGGAGTTCAAGGCCCGCGTGCAGAACATTGCGGCGCTTGCCGAGGCGCGGCGCCGGCATGCCGAAAGTCTTCAGGACGAGGAGGTCAGCACAGCGGAAGCGCTGCGCGAGCAGGAATGCGAAATCATCCAGCGCATCACGCTGGCCGCGGGCTACAAGGACCCGCTGGCGGCACAGCAGCGGATGCGGGTCGCGGCCTATTCCGAGGCGATCGCGCGCGCTGCCGGGCTTCCCGACATGCTCTGTCGAAATATCCGGCTGGCTGCCCCGCTCTTCGACAATGCAACAGCCCTGGCATCCGACACCGCGCGGCTCAAGCGCGGCAAGATGACGGAGGCGGATTTCCGCCGTCGCACAAATGCCGGGGAAGGCGGGACGACATCGACGTCGCTTTTGAATCTTGCCGCCGAAATCGGTCGCACCTACCGGGAGCGCTTCGATGGCCAGGGTTACCCGCACCGCCTGAAGGGGACTGCCATCCCCGAAGCGGGACGGATCGTGGCGATCGCCGTGAGCCTGGATGCGCTGATCTCCGAGCGGCAGTTCAAGCAGGCCTGGCCTTTCGAGAAGGCTGCCGACTACATTCGGGGCAAGGCGGGAAGCCATTTCGATCCGACGTTGATCGCCGCCTTCGTGGCCGCCCTCGATGAGATCAGGGCTATCGCCTTTGCCGAAACGGTCCCTATGGGCAACGAGGCGGCCTGA
- a CDS encoding 3-deoxy-manno-octulosonate cytidylyltransferase (CMP-KDO synthetase), with protein sequence MQINHFDQSLVLIPARMASTRLPGKPMADICGEPMIVQVVRRAVEADVGRVVAAVDHQETFDAVTRAGFQAVMTREDHQSGSDRIFEALEKADPQGRARFVINVQGDLPTIEPETVRAALAPLGDEAVDIATLTVEITDEDEKTAPSVVKVVGSPVSETRLRALYFTRATAPWGNGPLYHHIGLYAYRRESLKRFVSLTPSVLEMREKLEQLRALEAGMRIDAEIVHAVPLGVDTPADLEKARRVLAARMK encoded by the coding sequence ATGCAGATCAACCATTTTGATCAGTCGTTGGTCCTGATCCCGGCCCGCATGGCCTCGACGCGTCTGCCCGGCAAGCCGATGGCCGACATCTGCGGCGAACCGATGATCGTGCAGGTGGTGCGTCGCGCGGTGGAGGCCGATGTTGGCCGCGTGGTCGCCGCCGTCGATCATCAGGAGACTTTCGATGCCGTCACCAGGGCCGGTTTCCAGGCGGTGATGACACGTGAGGATCATCAGTCCGGTTCCGACCGCATTTTCGAGGCGCTGGAAAAGGCCGATCCGCAGGGTCGCGCTCGTTTCGTGATCAATGTGCAGGGCGACTTGCCGACCATCGAGCCGGAAACCGTCCGTGCCGCTCTTGCTCCACTTGGCGACGAGGCTGTCGATATCGCCACGCTGACCGTCGAGATTACGGACGAGGACGAAAAGACCGCACCGAGCGTCGTCAAGGTCGTCGGCTCGCCCGTCTCGGAAACCCGTCTTCGCGCGCTCTACTTCACGCGGGCGACTGCGCCGTGGGGCAACGGGCCGCTCTACCACCATATCGGCCTTTACGCCTATCGCCGCGAATCGCTGAAGCGCTTCGTGTCGTTGACCCCGTCCGTGCTTGAAATGCGCGAGAAGCTGGAGCAGTTGCGTGCGCTTGAGGCCGGCATGCGCATTGATGCCGAAATCGTCCATGCCGTCCCCCTTGGCGTCGATACGCCAGCCGATCTTGAAAAGGCGCGCCGCGTGTTGGCCGCGCGCATGAAGTGA